One Magnolia sinica isolate HGM2019 chromosome 2, MsV1, whole genome shotgun sequence genomic window, AGTTTCACCACTTTTTAAagaaataaattaaatggatatgTTTATGTAATTTCATCCCTCAAAACGTACCTCCATATAATATCTAATCATGGAGGCATTATTTTGTAAAATGTAGATTCCTCATAAATTTCATCCCCATAtacatttattttttctttaataaGTAATGAAACTCGAAACTTAAAGAGCCCACAGGCTGTTCATAACATCCAACGTATGTATCCTGGAACTCGCGGTGAAATATGATTGgaccttttttgtttttgttttttaaaggttagcttgttagtacacaccacaGTGTTggccaccctcactagggaatcgatacagAGACCCAGCGGTGAAACGaggttatcttcactcagtctatcaCATGAGAAATATGATTGGACCTAGAGGAATGCTTCTTGTAAAGCGACTACTCTCAAAATTTTCATCTCCAAAGAGCCGTATATACGTACCATTAGACAACATCCATTGCCTCTTGTGATGTTACAACACTCTCAGATATACATATCATTCCGAAATGTTTCTGTGGCACTTTCAAAGAACTCAAGAATTTTCATGGGGTCGAGTCCTATTCACACATTCGTAGTCAAATTTTAGCTATGAACTCTGTTCCAAGTGCCAGTAAGACTTACGCCATTATCAATTAGGAAGAAAAACAAACACTCCCCCTAACCCGAGAGGATCAGGTGTTTACAATTATCCATTATTTTTTCTCATGGAGTTAAGCTTACCCTTACCTCCCGGGAAAAGTGGACCTATGATGCAACAGTCCATGATCCAGACTGCCATTGGGTGAGTCCCACTTCGTATTTGCTCTGGTGGAAGGACAACAAAAATGTACAGTAGAAAGTACATTCTCGACAGCCAACATTAGATGGAAAAGGTCCACCAATTGTATGGTCAGGATCACGCACCAATTAACTTTTTATGATATATTTATTGCTTGAATTATTTTCAGGTTAAGAGAGGTTTTCCTCGACAACGGGCAGACACGAGAAGCACGGCTAGGGTAAAATTCTCAGTCTATCACTTGTTCCATAGTTATGTGGAGGGGGCCCACCTATCCAACAGTCGAGATCGATCAAAGCGAAGCACTCTTGATTGAAAACAGGCACTACCTGTTATGTGGATGTGCTAGAAGGGATTGTTCACCTCGACATTGTAACTGTTTCGGTTTGGACTGATGCAGTTTGTGTGTAATTCATGACAGGAAAGAAGAGGGACGCTACTTGTTGAGGAGTGATCTCCTCCAAGCACTTTTTGATGGCCTACCGGCTGGAACGGTCCGCTTCGGCTGCCACATCGTCAAGGTCAAAACAGATCCAGTAACTTCACACTCCACTCTTCAATTCCATGATGGGAATGTGGCCATTGCTAAGGTGATCCATCAATCCTCAACAACGAATCTTTTACCTGTGTATTTTCATGCAGTTACATCTATCTTCTTAATTGATATTaccaattttaaataataatattttgaaaatggGGAATGCTAGTGAAAGTTATGTCCCACGATCAGTACTAAGGATTCAATCGGTTGTAGCATGGATTGTCCAAAGCCCATAATAAGTCATAGCCCTTTTCACCCTATTCCAGCACAGCGGCTGCATTACTCTGGTTGTCTAAGTAGCCCTTTTACGGTAAGACTGTATGGCAGCTGCACACTAATTTGTCCAAGTAATCTCTTTACCCTGAGACAGCATGGAGGTTGCATTGTGGTTGTCTAGGAAGCCCTTTTCACCCTAAGACAGCATGACAACTACACTCTAGTTGTCCTAGTAGGCCTTCCGGCTCTCACTCTGGTCCAAGTTGTCCCTTCCATGATTCAAAGGCAGAATGCGGGTGTCCATTAGAGCAGgaattctcctttttcttttttaagaacgAAATTATCCTATTTCCATCTCGCACCATGGGACTCCTACTCAAGATCGACGAAATAAAACAAAGGAAACAACGAAACCAGTCCACTTGCGGCCCAGATGCTGGTGTCTTCCAACAGGCAAGAGGTTATTAGAAAGGGTCAGTCCTGGTTGGGCTGAAGACCTATGTTCAAGCTCAGAAAAAAGCTGAATTGGCCTTGAGATGGGCCTACCATCCAAACACCCACTAAAGTTAAATAAGTCAAGCTGAGCCAAGTTAGATTCCAACCTTTGGCTCAGTGGTGGGCAGAGCAAATTTCAACATCTAGTTCATGGGTTCGAATACCCACATGGTGTGTCTGTatttaacaaaagaaaagaagctaGGTCAGTTCAACTTGTAAGGTCATTAGATTAATCCATGTTCATGTCCATTCCAAATAGTCATCAGGTTTAAAATTCAAGATCCTATCCAATCACACACCTTAAGGCAGGCCAAATTCACCCATTTGTGACTGTAAATGTAAGATCAGCCTTCCTGTTTTGATGAGGTAGTTGCAATTACTAAGAAAACATGTAATTCAATTTCAAACGGTCAAAATGATTTTAATCATTGGAAGAAAGccaaaaaagaaaatactcaCCCATTCTCATTGGTGCAATGTAGATTTTAATTGGCTGCGACGGAGTAAACTCTATAGTAGGGGAATCACTCAAGCTAAAGCCCACCAGAGATGCCCCTACGGGTGCACTGAGGGGTCTTGCAAATTACCCAAACGGTCATGGATTTGGCAATGATTACGTCCGCATAAAGAAAGGATCTGTTCTCGTAGGGAGAATTCCTGTCGACCACAAAAGCGTCTATTGGTTTGTTGCTCGGCCACGGCTTCCTGGAGGTAATATCTCTACTTCTAATTCTAGCCAACCTGTAGAATTAAATAATCAACTAATTAAAGAGGCTAAAtccatgtgatgggacccactcaTCCAACCAAGGCATGCTTTCTCTTCTCGCGTGTCATGGTGAaaatgaaagtttttttttttttttttttaattgatgagACCCATTGACAAGCACGCTGTCCTCATACATGTGTACAGATTCTGAAATCTTAGGAAAGCCCGAGCTCATCAGACAAGAAGCACTGAAAGAAATGGAGGGATACCCACAAGAATTAACGGAAATGGTGGAGAAGAGTGACGACTCTGCCTTAACGTTCACCAAGATAAGTTACAGAGCACCATGGGATCTATTACTAGGAAACTTCCGAAGAGGAACAGCGACCGTGGCAGGGGATGCCATGCACGTGATGGGCCCGTTCCTCGGGCAAGGTGGTGCAGCTGGCCTAGAAGATGCGATTGTGCTTGCAAGATGCTTGGCGAAAGAACTGTGCATGAGGCCCAATGGAGATTATGATGGGAGGCAGCTAGTTAATAAAGTTGGAAAGGCACTTGATGAATACGTGGAAGAAAGAAGGATGAGGGTGGCAAGATTGTCATTGCAGACATACCTTACTGGAATTTTGGTGGCAACCTCATCCATGTTTGTGACTCGATTGATTTTCCTTGTGTTACGGATTTTATTTCGTGGCTCATTCAGCCATGCTCAATATGACTGTGGCCGCCTCTGAAATCCTGGGGTTCCAATACAATAAGCCTTGCTTTCGTAGTAGAGTGCTACTCATGCCAGTAGGATTTTCCAGTGTGGCGGCACACGTGCACCAGAAAATCAGGCAGGTTCGCTCAtttggtgggacacacaatgggTGACTGAAAAACTTTGAGAAACGGTCTTTATTCTCTATACAAGCGTAGCACACCTGATGAGCACCCGAGTCTTTCTTTTTTCCATGGCATatacacagtgggacccacctaattaaTGTCCTGGATCACATGCACACCACACTGTCATATGTCCTGCTCCTATGGTAGACATTGCATTTCTCTTCATCGTATCTATGTTCTTCTACTACCATCTTCATAGGTTTCCTGGTCTAGAAGGAATGTGTCGAAGGCAATGTTGGAGGATATGTTTTGTCTAGCATTCATATTAGTGTGTTTTATTCAGTGACTTTCTAGACTACTCATCTGTTGATAAACTTCTAGCTTGATCTTTCCAGCAATTTTCATAGGTTgcttcaattatttttttttaatttttttttcagaatGGTGGGAGCACACTACCTATGTTGAAATGATAACAATGATTGTATTTTTATTCAAGTGAGcatcacaaaaattaaaaaagaagaaaaatgagaacCTCACCTTTGGTATAGTTCCATCATTCAGCACTAGTAAATAAAAAATACACTCAATAAAAACAGAGACATGACATATTTTAAATCCAACCATCTAAGAAAGGCACGCACATCAAAACCCCAACTGCACCAAAATACAATGGGAGCATGTCAGCAAAAACATCATAGCATCCTCAAACAGGCTAGCATAAAAGCTGCCTCAACAGGCTCAGTAACTAAAGCAGCCGGCAGCTAATTGGCAAATGGGCCAGAGTAGAACTATCACTGTGAATTCTGCAATGCAGCATCCCGCAAACAAAATTAACTGCCATTGGGTTATGGAACTTCATTCGCAAGTAACAACTATAATTTAACTTGCCTAGCTACACAAGTTCTTTGATCAAGTCAACCTACATTTAATTAAACTTGAACTTTCTGTCATGAATACTAGGCAATAGATATAAGCAATACACAATCCTTCTACATCCATATTCCATATGTAATGACCCTAAATGTTGGTACACTTAAGAACCTTAGTTAATTggttataaatttaatttttgaattataaagaaaaaaaaattaactagCATGTTGGTAGAGAACTTGTGTCATTGCAAAATCAGTAGTATATTGGAATAGAACTAGTGTGATTTTCTTCATTAATGCTTTGGAGTTTATTATAGTTGAGAAAGTTGGAAATGCAAATGTTTTAAATTAAATTGTGCGGCGGGATATAATCTACCACAACGCGTGCAGGAGCTTGGCGGAGCTATAGAGTTATGGCTAAGTCATTTACGAGTTTCTACTATTAAATACACAATTGCCTACCTTAATCAATTTACCAATTAATGTTAAGAAGGTAATTTAACATTAAGACTTCCAAGCCAAAGTAAGTTTAATCACATAGACTAGATATGATGTTACAATAAGTAAGTAGTCTATGGGAGAGAGAGTGACCTTGTGCTatgccaaaacagtgaaaaaacgACATAAAAATGCTTGGATTTACGATGGGCCTTGTTCGTCGCAAAAAATCTTGGTTTAATGATGGATCCTGTCCGTTGACAAATTTTACGACAAACTATCTAtcgtaaaaattagaaaaattccaTCGCTAATTCATGGTCCCACCCAGACAAAATATTTGGGCGGGATTTTTATGATGGAATGTCGTAAATTGTTATTTTGTGGCGGATTCAATACGTCACAAAATTTACGACGGATTACATCCGTTCcaaaatattttttctttaacAAATCAAGTCCGTCGAAAAATTATGCCCAACTTCCCACATTAACATTTACCGACGAACTTTTCAGAATTGTGCGACGAATCACGGTTCATTGTAATCTTGCCAAAGTTCTTAAGTCTTGCCCAAACctcaatattattattattatttgtagaaTTTGATGGAATGTTGTACTTTATTCTAATGGAAGAAGTGATTTTTAATAGAGTTAGTAACTTTTGTCCTAAActtcaatataattttttttaatgaattgattgaatgcatcaattttttttctactatttatttatttaatttatttttttttttgtatcaattgagtggaaattatgtttatttttgcATGAAAATTGGTTTTTAAATGCATGGCAATATCGCATGAAAAATCTTATAATTtataatttctttaaaaaaaaaaaaaagaaagggagatttaaaataaaatgaagattaaaaaaaaaaaaggaagtataTTTGAAAAGAAATTgtgattaaaaataaattaaaattttgacaaaaaatatgatcttgaaaaagaaaattctgaagttaaaaaaaaaataaaattataataataaaaaaaatgttgagaagtttaagaaaaataaacaatgtttgagaaaaattgagattttgcaaagaattttgattcaataaaaattgggattttgcaaaaagaaaaaattgacattttttaaaaaattgtgatgtttggataaagttgataatttCAAAAAATTAGATTTTAGTAGAAATCGATATttttgaaaagttaaaaaaaataaattgtgatTATGAAAAACAAACTTCAAAagtatgaaaataaataaataaataaaacaatgttagagaaaaattgagattttgaaaagaattgatatttaaaaataattgagttgttgaaaaaaaaaatgatggaaaaaaaatTGACCTTCGAAAAAAGAATTGAGAAGTtgaaaaaaaatatgattttgaaaaaaaaaaaattgacatcTTGGAAAAAATTAGTTTGAATAAATTgacaactttgaaaaaaaaaaaaacaattttggaaaagaaaatgagattttgtattttgaaaaaaattgaaaagttcgataacaaaaatgagattttaaaaaatagaatttgAATAAAGAATCaacaagtttgaaaaaaaaaacattttgaaaaagaaaatggagaagttcaaaacaatagaaattttcaaaaaaaaaacgagATTAAAAAATTGGGGCCTTattcttgctccagtggtagactctcaagagtttcaacacttggtcaagggttcgagtacccataggcggtgaaatcgcactacggcgtgagtgtgtgtgtgtaaaaaaaaaaaaaaagattaaaaaattgagattttaaataaaaaatgacattttgaaaagaaaaattaagaagttcaaaaaaattatgattcTGAACTTAACAAATGTGAATTGAGGAAGAATACCGCAACTGTGATAAAACTGCTGAAAATGGGATTTCCTCGTCAAAAGTAAATGCAGTAGAAAACACCAATAACAAGAATTCTAAGAAGAACGATTCCCTAAAActcaataaaggaaaattcaagaaaacaaaaaagaagaatgaaaagttcaaaggttattgccatgtctgtggaaaaatcgaGCATTATGCTCGAGTTTGCCAACATCACAAATGCAAGAAAGAAGCAAGTGCGGTAGAGGGCGATATAGTGGCAATGATCACTGAAGTTAACACTAAGGAAAAGTTTCTGGTTAATGGTACGATATTGCAGGTACAATACATGtttgctacgacaaatcagcctgcAACACTTATGAAGATGTGACTAATGGTCAAGAAGTCttaatgggtaatgaagtccgatcgaaggtcattAACAAAGGAACTGTGGAATTAGTGTTTACTTATAGAAAGAAGGCGATCTTGAAAAATGTGTTGTACGTCCCTAACaagaggcgaaacttagtttctgggaaTCTTCTTGGAAAACTTAGAATACAAGTGGTGTATGAGTCAAGTAAACTGATTTTGTCAGTGAATaagaattttgtcggaaagggatatgcttgtaatgatATGATAAAGCTTTCATTGAATGAAAGTAgtacttctgcgtatatggttgaatctgttGGACTATGACATGGAAGATTAACACATATAAGGTatagtcactacaagaaatcttacttttagcaatgaaaattttcgtcgctaaaagtcgaaTTTTCGTAAGTATGCATAAGATCTAAAATAACAAAGAAATAGTTTCCTAGTGtcgagagatcatctcaaatattggatcttgtgcataatgatatttatgagttGAACGACATTCTTACATATGAAGGTATAACGTATTTTATAACAGTTattgatgattgctctagatatatgtatgtatatttatTAAAGAGTAAAAATGAAATACTAAACATGTTTAAACTATATAAAGTAGaagtaaaaaattaaataaataataaaataaaatttctctaTAGTGATAAAGGGGGATAATACTTTTCAAATGAATTCTccaacttctgtgaagaacatggattaATACACCAATCTATTGCATCATATACACTGCAACAAAATGATatagtagaaaggaagaatatgaCGTTAGTAGATATtatcaactcaatgctaataaactcaatgctaatacaagcaaagTTACCATTGaatctatggggtgaggcactgcttgcagcgtgtCACATTCTAAATAGAATTCCTTCTAAGAAACCTAAAACATCACCATATAagatatgaaaatgaagaaaatctaacttacaatatcttaaagtgtgggggtgtcttactTATTACAGGactcttgatcccaaaaaaacCAAGTTAAGACCCGGACTTATAAAGTGTACTTTCGTAGGGTATACACAAAATAACAAAACTTATAGACTCCTAGACCTAGAGTCTAACACTATAATAGAATTAAGAGACGTTTAGTTATTTGAGAATTCACTATCCTTAAAGTTAAAGAATATTGAAGtacaaactcctaatagagaactagTGAGTATAACTCCACAAAAGTTTACTTGCAAACCTCGTAGGAGTCAGATGGTAAAAATAGAAAAGAGTTTTGATGCTAATCAGATAGACTCTCAACGTATCTTTTTTCATCTTATAGAagaagatagagaaaatgttatcaGAAAAATGCCTAtaataatgactatagaagatgacccTAAAGCATATAATAAGGCTATATCTTCTAGAGATTCAGCCTTTTGGAAGGAAGTCATATTAATGATGAAATTGAATTTATAGTGTCAAACTAAATATGGGAACTAATGAACTTACCTCCAAGTTTTAGGCTCATAGGATGTAAGTGGGAATTTATGAAGAAATATCATACTGAtgagactatccaaacctttaaagctataTTAGTAGCTAAGGGGTCCagataaaaaaaatagatggattattttgacacatattctccAGTGGCtaagataacatccattaggattttATTTATGCTAGCATCCATACattatcttcacatccaccatatggatgtaaagaccgccttcctgaatggtgacctcaatgaggaggtatacatggaatgACCCAAATGGTTTATTCTACTAAGAAATGAGAATAAAGTTTGTAGATTAATTAAATCTTTGTATGGGTTAAAACAAACACCTAAACAgtagcatgagaagtttgattcaaaatattatctcataatttcatgcataatgtaactGACAAATACTATATATTTTAAAGTTAATGGTAACTGTGtaattattatttgtctgtatgttgatgatatgttaataattagTAATAAGATGGAATTGACACTCCgaagttaccagagcaagggacgcactccagagaaccaagactgaagaatttacatgccagggatccgaggaaatcaagtcattcacgttaaagaggcccgaaattggtgaagaatgcaagatcacatagttcccgccatctgattggctcaaaacttcatacatggcctgaggaccataaattaaccgtaccaATGAAAACGccggaggcagggagttcctgcctccgggaggcagaggatccgcactcgctTATCCAATATGTGGAGTTGGTGGgttggtgggcatttattggagtTAACTGAACAAGAGGTGTAAGTCTAACCAGCTTGGACCTTAAGTTACGGTCCACCCAATGGAAAACTTGCAACCTTTCAGTGTCTGTCCATGtgatatccagaccattcaataGGTTGGGCTTACCATAAGGATTATCTTATGACAAAATCAGCCACATCTACTTATTGAGTCGTCCAAACTTGTACCTAAAAATTATCAATGGCTATCCATTGTTCATTATTGTCTTGCTCCCTTCATCAGTAGATTAGGCTCATTTTTTCcttaggtgatcctcatggtggggccaaactaCTAGAAGGTTTGGATTTTGCATGCAGTTAATGGGTTGGGAGATATCCAATGGGTGGACCATAAACTGCAGTTTAAAGGTTGGAGATATCCAATGAGTGgactataaattttttttaattttttattttaaagaaacatGTACTCCACTCCTGGGAGGAAATACAGGACAGACACTTTGGGCTGCCCACTGGGAAAAAAGGACCTTCGAGGCAGCCTATCATAAACTCTTTACAAAGGATGATTCTCTAATAGAACACAGCCTCACCTTATCTACAAGAAACATACCCCGGATAGGAGTAGGAAGCGCAGGTGCCTCCCAATAAAATCAGCTCCCGTGAAGTTCGCTACCATAACTTGTCGTTCAatgggttggacttgagacctcaatGAAAGCGAAACATCTGACCGTTCTTTTTAAATAAACAAGCGTATGTGAATCAGACATTGGATTGTTCTTCAAATTTGATTTCAGGACCGTGACTTATTAGTTATAGATAAAGTGTCCCACCCAACTTAGGAGTCACTATAATTGTTCTAAGCCTAGTGATTCGGTTGTGACCAATGATAAAAATAGATGTACTCTAACTTCCCCAATATATTGGAGGAATATGACTTAAGGtatgttgagtaactcattccggtttgcgagatatgtttgatttaaggttctgacggttttgatgacttctgcctccaatcaggccttctctgatctatcttggacatgaaagtgtccgcgacccgctctacatcataaagggaaaaaacaaagatcaaattgatccaaaacttttatggcccccaaaaagtttttaatgtttgacattcattcaacactatttccagtaatgtggtccaattgagattaggatatacttcattttttgtccagaagagtgtagaaacatataTGATATGAAAATAGAAGAACTCATAGGTTCCCTAA contains:
- the LOC131236671 gene encoding monooxygenase 1-like isoform X2: MSLSSEDNDIVIIGAGIVGLATALALHRKGIGSVVLEKAESLRATGAAIGIQTNGWRALDQLGVGPALREKAVRLQALREVFLDNGQTREARLGKEEGRYLLRSDLLQALFDGLPAGTVRFGCHIVKVKTDPVTSHSTLQFHDGNVAIAKILIGCDGVNSIVGESLKLKPTRDAPTGALRGLANYPNGHGFGNDYVRIKKGSVLVGRIPVDHKSVYWFVARPRLPGDSEILGKPELIRQEALKEMEGYPQELTEMVEKSDDSALTFTKISYRAPWDLLLGNFRRGTATVAGDAMHVMGPFLGQGGAAGLEDAIVLARCLAKELCMRPNGDYDGRQLVNKVGKALDEYVEERRMRVARLSLQTYLTGILVATSSMFVTRLIFLVLRILFRGSFSHAQYDCGRL
- the LOC131236671 gene encoding monooxygenase 1-like isoform X1, translated to MSTLSSQDSGIVIIGAGIVGLATALALHKKGIGSVVLEKAESLRATGAAIGIQTNGWRALDQLGVGPALREKAVRLQALREVFLDNGQTREARLGKEEGRYLLRSDLLQALFDGLPAGTVRFGCHIVKVKTDPVTSHSTLQFHDGNVAIAKILIGCDGVNSIVGESLKLKPTRDAPTGALRGLANYPNGHGFGNDYVRIKKGSVLVGRIPVDHKSVYWFVARPRLPGDSEILGKPELIRQEALKEMEGYPQELTEMVEKSDDSALTFTKISYRAPWDLLLGNFRRGTATVAGDAMHVMGPFLGQGGAAGLEDAIVLARCLAKELCMRPNGDYDGRQLVNKVGKALDEYVEERRMRVARLSLQTYLTGILVATSSMFVTRLIFLVLRILFRGSFSHAQYDCGRL